In the Lysinibacillus sp. PLM2 genome, one interval contains:
- the namA gene encoding NADPH dehydrogenase, producing MVKLFEPFTLRNIELKNRIVMSPMCMYQAKDDGFANDFHFVHYTSRAIGQVGLIILEATAVVPEGRITNKDLGIWSDEHIENLTKIVSNLKAYGTKAGIQLAHAGRKATVDDDIYAPSSIAFSDMYKTPLEMSKEDIKDVVSAFKEAAQRAIKAGFDVLEIHGAHGYLINEFLSPLTNQRTDEYGGSIENRYRILREVIDAVRSIWNGPLLVRISANEYAEGGLTPEDYIQFALWMKAQDVDLIDVSSGGVVSVPVSSYPLYQVPFSEIIKQEANIATGAVGIITNGKDAEAILQEQKADLIFIGRELLRNPHFPYTAATELGVTIEAPNDSYHRGWRF from the coding sequence ATGGTAAAACTTTTTGAACCTTTTACTTTAAGAAATATAGAGCTTAAAAATCGCATTGTAATGTCCCCTATGTGCATGTATCAAGCAAAGGATGACGGCTTTGCGAATGATTTTCATTTTGTTCATTATACATCAAGAGCAATCGGTCAGGTTGGACTTATTATCCTAGAAGCCACTGCAGTTGTTCCAGAAGGTCGAATTACAAATAAAGACTTAGGAATTTGGAGCGATGAACATATTGAAAACCTGACAAAAATTGTATCCAATTTAAAGGCTTATGGTACAAAAGCTGGAATTCAGCTTGCTCATGCAGGAAGAAAAGCAACAGTTGATGACGATATATATGCCCCATCATCTATTGCCTTTAGTGATATGTATAAAACGCCTTTAGAAATGTCAAAAGAAGATATAAAAGATGTTGTTTCGGCGTTTAAAGAAGCAGCACAACGAGCTATTAAAGCTGGTTTTGATGTTTTAGAAATTCATGGAGCACATGGTTACTTAATTAATGAGTTTTTATCTCCATTAACAAACCAAAGAACAGATGAATATGGTGGTTCTATTGAAAATCGATATCGTATACTTAGAGAGGTAATTGATGCAGTTCGTTCGATTTGGAATGGTCCCCTTCTAGTTCGTATATCTGCAAATGAATATGCTGAAGGTGGTTTAACACCGGAGGATTATATACAATTTGCATTATGGATGAAGGCACAAGATGTTGATTTAATTGATGTAAGTTCTGGCGGTGTTGTATCCGTTCCAGTTTCATCCTATCCACTTTATCAGGTTCCTTTTTCTGAAATTATAAAACAAGAAGCAAACATTGCAACTGGGGCAGTTGGGATTATTACAAATGGAAAAGATGCTGAAGCTATTTTACAGGAGCAAAAGGCAGATTTAATCTTTATCGGACGAGAACTTTTAAGAAATCCCCATTTCCCTTACACTGCAGCAACAGAATTAGGGGTAACAATTGAAGCGCCAAATGATTCATATCATAGAGGTTGGCGTTTTTAA
- the rnz gene encoding ribonuclease Z, which translates to MQLQFLGTGAGMPSKERNTSALALKLLDECGAIWLFDCGEATQHQILHTSIRPRKIDKIFITHLHGDHIFGLPGFLSSRSFLGGEDPLTLYGPKGLKNWILSTFELSNTHITYDIQFVEVEEGIIFEDEQFIVTALELEHVIQCFGYRIEQKPLQGELLIEKARELGVPKGPLLGKLKNGENITLENGTVVYSKDVTAPPKEGFVVSILGDTKYCSNAIKLSENADIVVHEATFDHNTTELAANYGHSTNLEAAKIAKEANAENLILNHLSARFLFPQIQSLVLEAKVIFPNTFIANDFDEFLWKNKKLLKV; encoded by the coding sequence ATGCAATTACAATTTTTAGGCACTGGAGCCGGAATGCCTTCAAAAGAAAGAAATACAAGTGCATTAGCGCTTAAGTTGCTCGATGAATGTGGGGCGATTTGGTTATTTGATTGTGGTGAAGCAACTCAGCATCAGATTTTACATACTTCAATTCGACCACGAAAAATTGATAAGATCTTTATTACCCATTTACATGGAGATCATATTTTCGGTTTACCAGGCTTTTTAAGTTCTCGTTCATTTTTAGGTGGGGAAGATCCATTAACCTTATATGGTCCAAAAGGCTTGAAAAATTGGATTTTATCGACTTTTGAATTGTCCAATACGCATATAACGTATGATATTCAATTTGTGGAAGTTGAAGAAGGAATTATATTTGAAGATGAGCAATTTATAGTAACTGCATTGGAATTGGAGCATGTTATACAATGTTTTGGTTACCGTATAGAACAGAAGCCTTTACAAGGTGAGTTGCTTATTGAAAAGGCTCGTGAACTAGGCGTGCCAAAAGGTCCACTTCTAGGGAAATTAAAGAATGGTGAAAATATTACACTAGAAAATGGAACTGTTGTATATAGTAAGGATGTAACAGCACCTCCTAAAGAAGGGTTTGTTGTTTCAATTTTGGGGGATACAAAGTATTGTAGTAATGCGATAAAATTAAGTGAAAATGCGGATATAGTTGTCCATGAAGCTACATTCGACCATAATACAACAGAACTTGCAGCAAACTACGGACATTCAACAAACCTTGAAGCGGCTAAAATTGCAAAAGAAGCGAATGCAGAAAATCTAATCTTAAATCATCTAAGCGCAAGGTTCTTATTCCCACAAATTCAAAGTTTAGTTTTAGAAGCAAAGGTAATTTTCCCCAATACCTTTATCGCCAATGATTTTGATGAATTTTTATGGAAAAATAAAAAGTTGTTAAAAGTATAA
- the dinB1 gene encoding DNA polymerase IV 1, which yields MSRIILHVDMNSFYASVEQAYNPDLKGKPIAIAGDPKQRRGIIVTSSYEARAKGIYTTMNVGEALRKCPDLILLPPDFPKYRLASKAMFSILREYTDLVEPVSIDEGYMDISAKSIERHPIEIAKEIQLRIQNELDLPCSIGVAPNKFLAKTASDMKKPMGITILRKRDVPSILWPLPVIEMHGIGESTANKLQSLKINTIGDLAQSNEGLLKEVLGKNGIRLRERANGIDFREVDPDSIYETKSVGNSTTLPFDETDIDKLTDTFQMLSAKVAERLEVKKLCGSTISIQIRNADWHNSSRSKTLQNDIYLKDEIFEEAIKLFHKAWDGSPIRLLGVTVSNVRDRKNSAVQLSFDNYEKFAKQEPIYELIDEIEKKFGKGLIQKGIEIDKKTTYASKTSFSKDFLEDLKE from the coding sequence TTGTCGAGGATTATTTTACATGTTGATATGAACAGTTTTTATGCTTCAGTGGAGCAAGCGTATAATCCAGATTTAAAAGGTAAACCGATTGCCATTGCAGGAGATCCAAAGCAAAGGCGGGGAATTATTGTAACAAGCTCCTATGAAGCGCGTGCAAAGGGTATTTATACAACGATGAATGTTGGTGAAGCTTTACGAAAATGTCCAGATCTAATTCTATTGCCTCCAGATTTCCCGAAATATCGTCTAGCTTCAAAAGCTATGTTTTCAATTTTAAGAGAATATACAGACTTGGTTGAGCCAGTTTCTATTGATGAAGGATATATGGACATTTCGGCTAAATCAATAGAAAGACATCCAATTGAAATTGCAAAGGAAATTCAGCTTCGTATTCAAAATGAATTAGATCTTCCTTGTTCGATTGGTGTTGCACCAAATAAATTTTTAGCTAAAACGGCTTCTGACATGAAAAAACCTATGGGTATTACAATTCTAAGAAAACGAGATGTTCCATCCATTTTATGGCCTTTACCTGTCATAGAGATGCATGGTATAGGTGAAAGTACAGCGAATAAATTACAATCCTTAAAAATAAATACAATCGGTGACTTAGCACAATCAAACGAAGGTTTATTAAAAGAAGTACTTGGAAAAAATGGAATTAGATTGCGAGAACGTGCAAATGGTATTGACTTTAGAGAAGTTGATCCAGATTCGATTTATGAAACAAAAAGCGTAGGAAATTCTACAACATTACCCTTTGATGAGACGGATATAGATAAGTTAACAGATACTTTTCAAATGTTATCTGCGAAAGTAGCAGAAAGACTAGAAGTAAAAAAGCTATGTGGTTCTACAATCAGTATACAAATCCGAAATGCGGATTGGCACAATAGTTCACGTAGTAAAACATTGCAAAATGATATTTATTTGAAGGACGAGATTTTTGAAGAGGCGATAAAATTATTCCACAAGGCGTGGGATGGCTCTCCTATTCGTTTATTAGGTGTAACGGTATCAAATGTCCGTGATCGAAAAAACTCTGCTGTACAACTATCCTTTGATAACTATGAAAAATTTGCCAAACAAGAACCAATTTATGAGTTAATCGATGAAATTGAGAAAAAATTTGGAAAAGGTCTAATCCAAAAAGGTATTGAAATTGATAAAAAAACTACTTATGCCTCTAAAACGAGTTTCAGTAAGGATTTTTTAGAGGATTTAAAAGAGTAA
- a CDS encoding biotin synthesis protein BioY, protein MKSKTYPYVMTAFAAAIIAVLAQITIPLPLVPITGQTLAIGLVVTILGTKYGTLSVLVYILLGAIGMPVFSGFSGGFAVLIGPTGGYIVGFIVQALVMGIYMDKLGYNYLQAIISNLIGMVVTLSFGTIWLKILANISWEAAFYSGAAPFIVVGILKAIIAAWVGIMVRNRLTTAKLLQQFA, encoded by the coding sequence ATGAAGTCTAAAACATATCCATACGTTATGACAGCATTTGCAGCAGCGATTATTGCTGTATTAGCACAAATTACAATTCCATTACCATTAGTACCGATAACAGGACAAACCCTTGCAATTGGTTTAGTTGTCACTATTTTAGGTACTAAATACGGAACACTTTCTGTACTTGTTTATATTTTATTAGGGGCTATAGGTATGCCAGTCTTTTCTGGTTTTTCAGGAGGCTTTGCAGTACTTATAGGACCTACTGGTGGTTATATAGTTGGCTTTATAGTACAAGCACTCGTTATGGGGATTTACATGGATAAACTTGGTTATAATTATTTACAAGCGATTATTTCCAATTTAATAGGAATGGTTGTAACATTATCATTCGGTACTATATGGCTAAAAATTTTAGCAAACATCTCTTGGGAAGCTGCATTTTACAGTGGTGCCGCTCCGTTTATAGTTGTTGGAATTTTAAAAGCAATTATAGCAGCATGGGTAGGCATTATGGTTCGCAATCGATTGACTACAGCTAAACTATTGCAACAATTTGCATAA
- a CDS encoding putative nucleotidase translates to MRFGFDIDDTLINLREHAFHIYNQKLQQNVSIEVFNQLKTVEIHEAFGLDKEAGSKMWSSLLEEIYFTNCQAFDGAIELLNQLYRDGHEIFYITSRPQGYCTRTKRWIEEKGFPVNEENFYCGMGDHEKIHIIKELNLDYYFDDKPQVIHTLTGISTKLFVKDQSYNQQINLPRIKNWFDFKFE, encoded by the coding sequence GTGAGATTTGGTTTTGATATTGATGATACGTTGATTAATTTAAGAGAGCATGCTTTTCATATATATAATCAAAAACTTCAGCAAAATGTAAGCATCGAAGTTTTTAACCAGCTGAAAACTGTCGAAATCCATGAAGCGTTTGGTTTAGATAAAGAGGCTGGAAGTAAAATGTGGTCAAGTTTATTAGAGGAAATATATTTTACTAACTGCCAAGCTTTTGATGGAGCAATAGAATTGTTGAATCAACTATATCGGGATGGTCATGAAATCTTTTATATTACATCTCGTCCACAAGGTTATTGTACACGTACAAAACGATGGATAGAAGAGAAGGGGTTCCCTGTAAATGAAGAAAACTTTTATTGTGGTATGGGGGATCATGAGAAAATTCATATTATAAAAGAGTTGAATTTGGATTACTATTTTGACGATAAGCCACAGGTCATACACACACTAACTGGTATTTCAACTAAACTATTTGTGAAAGATCAATCCTACAATCAACAAATAAATTTACCAAGAATTAAAAATTGGTTTGACTTTAAATTTGAATAA
- the ribD gene encoding riboflavin biosynthesis protein RibD, with protein MKTDKDYMQLALDLAASAKGKTNPNPVVGAVLVKDGVIVGSGLHRKAGEPHAEVHAFNMAGEHAKGATLYVTLEPCSHFGKTPPCANLVVKSKVARVVVATKDPNPAVAGRGIQLIKDAGIEVEVGLLEDEAIKLNERFIHNMITNRPFVISKFAMTLDGKIATHTGHSKWITSEEARQHVHQLRNEVDSILVGIGTVLADNPTLTTRLSEGKGKNPIRIILDSQLRIPLDSNVLKTSDAKTIIITEKNENLNKVAELENKGVLVISVTKDENGLNLEEMLSALYNEGITDILVEGGGTVNGSFLRRGLINKYYVYIAPKIIGGAHSKSPILGDDIDSMELATNLEFESYHQVGQDLMIVAYPKKSN; from the coding sequence GTGAAAACTGATAAAGATTATATGCAGTTAGCATTAGATTTAGCAGCTTCAGCTAAAGGGAAAACAAATCCAAACCCTGTTGTTGGAGCTGTCCTAGTTAAAGACGGTGTAATTGTAGGCTCAGGTTTACACCGAAAAGCGGGGGAACCACATGCAGAAGTGCATGCATTTAATATGGCTGGTGAACATGCAAAAGGGGCTACTCTATATGTTACATTAGAACCTTGCTCCCATTTTGGAAAAACACCTCCATGTGCAAATCTAGTTGTAAAATCGAAAGTAGCGAGGGTAGTTGTTGCAACAAAGGATCCAAATCCAGCTGTAGCGGGACGTGGTATCCAATTGATAAAAGATGCTGGTATTGAAGTTGAGGTTGGGTTGCTTGAAGATGAGGCAATAAAGCTTAACGAACGTTTTATTCATAATATGATTACAAATCGACCGTTTGTCATTTCAAAGTTTGCAATGACACTTGATGGGAAAATCGCTACACACACAGGACACTCAAAATGGATTACAAGTGAGGAAGCAAGACAGCATGTACATCAATTACGTAATGAAGTAGATTCAATTTTAGTTGGCATCGGTACAGTTCTTGCTGATAATCCAACACTAACAACGCGTTTGTCTGAAGGTAAAGGGAAAAATCCAATAAGAATTATACTAGATAGTCAGTTGCGTATTCCTTTAGATTCCAATGTGTTGAAAACAAGTGATGCTAAAACAATTATTATTACAGAAAAAAATGAAAACCTAAATAAAGTTGCAGAACTAGAAAATAAGGGCGTATTAGTTATTAGTGTTACAAAAGATGAGAATGGTTTAAATTTAGAAGAAATGTTATCAGCCTTATATAATGAAGGAATCACAGATATTTTAGTAGAAGGTGGAGGAACAGTAAATGGCTCCTTCCTTAGACGAGGTCTAATTAATAAATATTATGTATACATTGCCCCCAAAATAATAGGGGGTGCTCATTCAAAATCACCTATCCTTGGTGATGATATAGATAGCATGGAATTAGCGACGAATCTTGAATTTGAATCCTATCATCAAGTTGGACAAGATTTAATGATTGTCGCCTATCCGAAAAAAAGTAATTAG
- a CDS encoding GTP cyclohydrolase II: MNNLLINKKEILLNKMNIVPFNENQNLCLVGPVKLPVKQGDFEATFKWYTWLKIDGKLTKEEVLDVIADANLADQQQSSVLVYGDFADAENAIIRMHSICHTGDIFGSMRCDCGYQLHQSMKMIKEHGHGAIFYLANHEGRGIGLFSKSLAYLLQEEGFDTVEANEALGFEDDTRSYEEALRILESLRQKPVTLITNNPKKLQALKNHGLIAKDHIPLWGGMTETNRYYLNTKILKSGHIPDPKMTL; this comes from the coding sequence ATGAATAACTTACTTATAAATAAAAAAGAAATTCTTTTAAATAAAATGAACATCGTACCGTTCAATGAAAATCAGAATCTATGCTTAGTTGGTCCAGTAAAATTACCAGTGAAACAGGGTGATTTTGAAGCGACTTTTAAGTGGTATACATGGTTAAAAATAGATGGAAAATTAACAAAAGAAGAAGTATTAGATGTAATTGCTGATGCAAATTTAGCCGATCAGCAGCAGTCATCGGTTTTAGTATATGGTGATTTTGCAGATGCAGAAAACGCAATAATACGTATGCATAGTATTTGTCATACGGGAGATATTTTCGGAAGTATGCGCTGTGATTGCGGATACCAACTACATCAATCTATGAAAATGATAAAAGAACATGGGCATGGAGCGATTTTTTACCTTGCTAACCATGAAGGGCGTGGAATTGGTCTATTTTCGAAATCTCTTGCGTACTTATTGCAAGAAGAAGGTTTTGATACAGTTGAGGCAAATGAAGCATTAGGGTTCGAGGATGATACTCGTTCTTATGAGGAAGCTTTACGAATTTTAGAATCACTAAGACAAAAGCCAGTAACTTTAATAACAAATAATCCTAAAAAACTACAAGCGTTAAAAAACCACGGCTTAATTGCTAAAGATCATATACCTTTATGGGGCGGAATGACAGAGACAAATCGTTATTATTTAAATACAAAAATACTTAAATCAGGGCATATTCCTGACCCAAAAATGACTTTATAG
- a CDS encoding ammonium transporter: MDLDAVVVLMDNLWVALGAILVFFMLGGFILLEAGSTRMKNAGHIAGKTIFTAGIGTLVFWAVGYGFIYGEGNPFIGLSSFFYGDFSAADGGLTPAVDFSFQVMFALVSLTIAFGGFAERAKLSVYVIFAILFSAFIYPVVAHWIWGGGWLAEHGKQDFAGSTVVHLTGAMAALAATMILKPRIGKYNKDGSSNNLLGHNQVFTALGVLILWVGWFGFNGASTFGVADGFLGFVILNTQLAAGAGAVAAMFTVWAVTGKADVPTTLNGALAGLVAITASCGFVEPWAAVIIGAIGGIMVVFSMQLFEKLKIDDPIAALSVHGTVGVWGTLSNGLFAVPALSVDIEWGLPGLFYGGSFEQLGVQALGVVASGAYAFVVSFIILKVLDMTIGLRVSEEEEIMGLDISEHGSYGYPEHMEQEAKLTTAATTEDK; the protein is encoded by the coding sequence ATGGATTTGGATGCAGTTGTTGTTTTAATGGATAACCTGTGGGTAGCTTTAGGTGCAATTTTAGTATTTTTCATGTTAGGCGGATTCATATTATTAGAAGCAGGTTCCACTCGAATGAAAAACGCCGGTCATATTGCCGGTAAAACAATTTTTACAGCTGGTATCGGAACGTTAGTATTCTGGGCAGTTGGATACGGATTTATTTACGGTGAAGGAAATCCATTTATTGGGTTATCAAGCTTCTTTTATGGAGACTTTTCTGCTGCTGATGGTGGTTTAACGCCAGCTGTGGATTTCTCTTTCCAAGTAATGTTTGCTTTAGTATCATTAACAATCGCATTTGGTGGTTTTGCTGAGCGTGCGAAATTATCAGTTTACGTAATCTTTGCAATTTTATTCTCGGCATTTATTTACCCAGTTGTTGCTCACTGGATTTGGGGTGGCGGATGGTTAGCTGAACATGGTAAACAGGACTTTGCTGGTTCAACAGTCGTACACTTAACAGGTGCCATGGCTGCATTGGCTGCAACAATGATTTTAAAACCTCGTATTGGGAAATATAATAAAGACGGTTCTTCTAACAATCTATTAGGACATAACCAAGTATTCACTGCACTTGGTGTATTAATCCTTTGGGTAGGTTGGTTTGGATTTAACGGTGCATCAACATTTGGTGTAGCAGATGGCTTCCTAGGATTTGTTATCCTAAACACACAATTAGCTGCTGGTGCTGGTGCAGTTGCTGCAATGTTTACAGTATGGGCAGTAACAGGTAAAGCGGATGTTCCAACAACATTAAATGGTGCTCTTGCAGGTTTAGTTGCTATTACAGCATCATGTGGCTTCGTTGAACCATGGGCTGCAGTAATTATCGGTGCAATCGGTGGTATCATGGTAGTATTCTCAATGCAACTATTTGAAAAACTTAAAATTGATGATCCAATCGCTGCATTATCAGTTCATGGTACTGTGGGGGTTTGGGGTACTTTATCAAACGGTTTATTCGCAGTACCAGCTCTTTCTGTTGACATCGAATGGGGTCTTCCTGGATTATTCTATGGAGGCAGCTTTGAACAATTAGGTGTTCAGGCATTAGGTGTTGTTGCTTCTGGAGCTTATGCATTTGTAGTATCTTTCATTATCTTAAAAGTATTAGATATGACTATTGGTCTTCGTGTATCAGAAGAAGAAGAAATTATGGGTCTAGATATTAGCGAACACGGTAGCTACGGTTATCCTGAACATATGGAGCAAGAAGCAAAATTAACAACGGCTGCAACGACAGAAGATAAATAA